From Microcystis aeruginosa NIES-2549, a single genomic window includes:
- a CDS encoding BON domain-containing protein: MDWLKRIFGLDKPANASSAIAGKAAAAGIPPERVGLDGKYDESGLAKRVVLAFDETPDLADEDKLWVAQTGSKVVLKGKVANQATLNKMVAIASKVPGATSVDTSQVTIG; the protein is encoded by the coding sequence ATGGATTGGTTAAAAAGAATTTTTGGCTTAGATAAACCGGCCAATGCCTCTAGTGCGATCGCAGGTAAAGCTGCTGCTGCGGGTATTCCCCCCGAAAGAGTCGGATTAGACGGAAAATACGACGAAAGCGGCCTAGCTAAACGAGTAGTTTTAGCTTTTGACGAGACACCGGATTTAGCTGATGAAGACAAATTGTGGGTCGCTCAAACTGGCAGTAAAGTTGTACTAAAAGGCAAGGTTGCCAATCAGGCGACTTTAAATAAAATGGTGGCCATTGCCAGTAAAGTCCCTGGGGCAACCAGCGTCGATACCAGTCAAGTAACTATTGGGTGA
- a CDS encoding DUF790 family protein, translating into MLPTDLLISRQNGETIIPKRLPLAGDYLAIAKEQITCFQESIGATKGELSQKLLILEGDSPDYKIKRGFAHLLTNHFATFEIISPLEPQELRKRVFEQAANFVPIPQNRSLILGKIAQQLSQELNQEIFPVALEKGLYADLAENKILTQFDAPTPENLIHRFNLSQIQGIFYRASYLIINVHRNDPGEYKYLFRYLKLFRLMTYIEGDADTGFTITIDGPTSLFKANSRYGIEIAKLIPALLHVTHWNLKAQLQYKDSYTGTIKKQQFNLEDNCGLVSHYSPGKPYDSMLEESFAKRWLQLKTEWQLEREVDLVPLPGGVMIPDFRLVHPDGRVFLLEIVGYWRPEYLQKKFLQVKSAQANNLILAVSERLNLEKAGVKFQNLPAQVIWFKDKLSPQAVLEVLN; encoded by the coding sequence ATGTTACCGACCGATTTATTGATTTCCCGTCAAAATGGCGAGACAATTATTCCTAAACGCTTACCCCTCGCTGGCGATTATCTGGCGATCGCCAAAGAACAAATCACCTGTTTTCAGGAAAGTATCGGTGCAACTAAGGGAGAATTAAGCCAAAAACTCCTAATCTTGGAGGGAGACAGTCCCGATTATAAAATTAAACGGGGATTTGCTCACCTATTAACCAATCATTTTGCCACCTTTGAGATTATTAGTCCCTTAGAACCGCAGGAATTAAGAAAAAGAGTTTTTGAACAAGCGGCCAACTTTGTTCCTATTCCCCAAAATCGATCGCTAATTCTGGGAAAAATTGCCCAGCAACTCAGCCAAGAATTAAATCAAGAAATTTTTCCAGTGGCTCTAGAAAAAGGACTCTATGCTGATTTAGCAGAGAATAAAATTCTCACTCAATTTGATGCTCCCACCCCCGAAAACCTAATTCATCGTTTTAACCTCTCCCAAATTCAAGGGATTTTTTATCGGGCCAGTTATTTAATTATCAACGTCCACCGCAACGATCCGGGGGAATATAAATATCTCTTTCGCTATCTAAAACTATTTCGTTTAATGACTTATATCGAAGGGGATGCCGACACGGGATTTACTATTACTATCGATGGTCCCACCAGTTTATTTAAAGCTAATAGTCGTTATGGCATTGAAATCGCTAAATTAATTCCTGCCTTACTCCATGTTACTCACTGGAATCTGAAGGCACAATTACAGTACAAAGATTCCTACACAGGAACTATTAAAAAACAACAGTTCAATTTAGAGGATAACTGTGGTCTGGTGTCCCACTATTCCCCGGGTAAACCCTACGATAGTATGTTAGAGGAATCTTTCGCTAAACGTTGGTTACAGTTAAAAACTGAATGGCAGTTAGAAAGGGAAGTGGATTTAGTGCCTTTACCCGGAGGAGTGATGATTCCCGATTTCCGTTTAGTGCATCCCGATGGTCGCGTTTTTCTCCTAGAAATTGTTGGTTATTGGCGACCAGAATACCTACAAAAGAAATTTTTACAGGTTAAATCGGCCCAAGCAAATAATCTAATTTTAGCCGTATCGGAACGGTTAAATCTCGAAAAAGCTGGAGTTAAATTCCAAAATCTACCCGCTCAGGTTATCTGGTTTAAAGATAAATTATCACCCCAAGCAGTGTTAGAAGTTTTAAATTAA
- a CDS encoding NAD(P)/FAD-dependent oxidoreductase, whose protein sequence is MDYDVVIIGGGPAGGHCGRLLSEKGYRVLLVEQHSSWQDNNFSSAASPLEILEQFNLPETVVARFWKNIEIISTSIHHFWSSAQPLGVVFDFAKLREFLAAEVLRWGGEVRLGCRYLKYQQTEDQLTVFLKSKGEKIETVTTRLLVDATGYARAVMYKYRREKPDFLKGLGIEYLIAVPEGDYQKYQDNLVFFLGHKWSPKGYGWIFPMDNQQLKIGAAWLEGEHPYIDEVKPLKSYITQIIQTYMNLSKYDIIDIHGSILEYSLNLQDIYYQEPNIIAIGDAVSTVNFLGGEGIRHAMKGAEIACQYMEEYLQGKSSSFVAYQQRMQEYFQPKWNLSDRLSRKVYLKYSDARIDQGLSYLKHLSTQDIIDILFYYKFEKYTKGLGGFLLGKLRQWWRRIFPSQKPE, encoded by the coding sequence ATGGATTATGATGTAGTAATTATTGGGGGGGGACCGGCGGGAGGTCACTGTGGCAGATTATTAAGTGAAAAAGGTTATCGTGTTCTTTTAGTGGAACAACATTCTAGTTGGCAAGATAATAACTTTTCTAGTGCCGCTTCTCCCCTAGAAATTTTAGAACAATTCAATCTCCCCGAAACCGTAGTGGCTAGGTTTTGGAAAAATATCGAAATTATCTCCACTAGCATACATCATTTTTGGTCATCAGCGCAACCTTTAGGGGTAGTTTTTGATTTTGCCAAATTGCGAGAGTTTTTAGCGGCGGAAGTGCTGCGTTGGGGGGGAGAAGTTCGTTTAGGTTGTCGTTATCTGAAATATCAACAGACGGAGGATCAGCTAACTGTTTTCTTGAAATCAAAAGGCGAGAAAATCGAGACAGTTACTACTCGTTTATTGGTTGATGCTACTGGATACGCTAGAGCAGTTATGTATAAATATAGACGAGAAAAACCTGATTTTTTAAAGGGTTTAGGAATTGAATATTTAATTGCTGTGCCAGAAGGAGATTATCAAAAATATCAAGATAATTTAGTATTTTTTCTCGGTCATAAATGGAGTCCTAAAGGTTATGGCTGGATTTTTCCTATGGATAATCAGCAATTAAAAATAGGAGCTGCTTGGTTAGAGGGAGAACATCCTTATATTGATGAAGTTAAGCCTTTAAAAAGTTATATTACACAAATTATTCAAACCTATATGAATCTCTCTAAATATGATATAATCGACATTCATGGTTCTATTTTAGAATATTCGCTCAATCTGCAAGATATTTATTATCAAGAACCGAATATTATAGCGATTGGTGATGCGGTTTCTACGGTTAACTTTTTAGGAGGGGAAGGTATTCGCCATGCTATGAAAGGAGCCGAAATTGCTTGTCAATACATGGAGGAATATTTACAGGGAAAATCGAGTAGTTTTGTCGCTTATCAACAGAGGATGCAAGAATATTTTCAACCAAAATGGAATTTATCCGATCGCCTCAGTCGCAAAGTTTATTTAAAATATAGTGATGCGCGTATTGATCAAGGATTATCCTATCTCAAGCACCTTTCCACTCAGGATATAATCGACATTTTATTTTACTACAAATTTGAAAAATACACAAAAGGTTTAGGAGGATTTCTCCTGGGGAAATTACGTCAATGGTGGCGCAGAATTTTCCCTAGTCAAAAACCTGAGTAA
- a CDS encoding Uma2 family endonuclease, with the protein MTIAKSDETATSPALIEEDFEDFWEPAPPPTDLIFDDGEPLESNRHRIAMNVLIRSLQQGYGERDDFYTSGNMFIYFSREQAKNRDFRGPDFFAVLNVDGKRERQGWVIWEEEGRYPDVIVELTSSSTAKTDKVRKKAIYEGTFRTPDYFIYDPFDANSLQGWHLGADQRYHSLERNERGWLWCETLGYWLGTWEGTIDRETAIWVRFYDPEGKLIPLPEEAAQEQAAAAQEQAAAAQEQLNATQQALEAERQRSQQLAARLREMGIEL; encoded by the coding sequence ATGACGATTGCCAAAAGCGACGAAACTGCCACCTCTCCGGCACTGATAGAAGAAGATTTCGAGGACTTCTGGGAACCCGCCCCACCCCCCACAGACTTAATTTTTGATGATGGTGAACCCTTGGAAAGCAACCGACACCGCATTGCCATGAATGTGCTGATTCGCTCCCTACAGCAAGGTTACGGCGAGCGAGACGACTTCTACACCAGTGGCAATATGTTTATTTATTTCAGCCGCGAACAGGCGAAAAATCGCGATTTTCGCGGGCCCGATTTCTTCGCCGTCCTCAATGTTGATGGCAAGAGAGAGCGACAGGGTTGGGTAATTTGGGAAGAAGAGGGACGTTATCCCGACGTTATCGTGGAATTAACATCTTCTAGTACCGCTAAGACCGATAAAGTGCGAAAAAAAGCCATTTATGAGGGAACCTTCCGCACACCAGATTATTTCATCTACGATCCTTTTGATGCCAATTCTTTACAAGGATGGCATTTAGGGGCCGACCAACGCTACCATTCTTTAGAACGAAACGAGCGCGGCTGGTTATGGTGCGAAACTTTAGGCTATTGGTTGGGAACTTGGGAGGGGACTATTGACCGAGAAACGGCAATTTGGGTGAGATTTTATGACCCAGAAGGCAAATTAATCCCCTTGCCAGAAGAAGCGGCCCAGGAACAAGCGGCTGCGGCACAGGAGCAGGCAGCCGCAGCACAGGAGCAATTAAATGCTACTCAGCAAGCTCTGGAAGCGGAAAGACAGCGTTCTCAACAGCTGGCGGCTCGTTTGCGAGAAATGGGGATAGAGCTATAG
- a CDS encoding STAS domain-containing protein, whose translation MKSRVKVPEIALFEPSGYITAANVLEFQEQLTNLVNQSSSVTFLVDMSRVEFLDSAGLMALVTAFRLAQSQEKSLNICSIPPSVKIIFELTQLDRVLSIFPSRADFDAVITLPQAA comes from the coding sequence ATGAAAAGTCGCGTAAAAGTCCCAGAAATAGCTCTATTTGAGCCAAGTGGCTATATTACCGCCGCTAACGTCCTAGAATTTCAAGAGCAGCTCACCAATCTGGTTAACCAGAGTAGCTCTGTCACTTTTCTCGTGGATATGAGTAGGGTGGAATTCCTCGACAGCGCCGGATTAATGGCTTTAGTTACCGCCTTTCGTCTGGCTCAAAGTCAAGAAAAATCCCTCAATATTTGTTCTATTCCACCTTCAGTCAAGATTATCTTTGAATTAACCCAACTGGACCGGGTTCTCTCGATTTTCCCTAGCCGTGCGGACTTTGATGCTGTCATCACCCTCCCCCAAGCGGCGTAA
- a CDS encoding glycosyltransferase produces MTFFLLLVTSLSLIIWLYLILARGQFWLSNQKINPVTSPLTNYPKVSAIIPARNEADVLPISLASLFNQDYQGEFSIILIDDQSSDGTGKVAQKIADQSHKSDQITIIYGQPLEIGWTGKLWAMKQGITEATEKFAPDYFLFTDADIAHAPDNLTQLVTKAVQEKQALVSLMVLLRCDSFWEKFLIPAFVFFFEKLYPFALVNNPNSPIAAAAGGCILIRRDTLEKIGGIEILKQALIDDCSLAIAVKKYLQNHPENTDKSIWLGLTETTYSLRPYPDLASIWNMVARTAFTQLNYSILWLIGTIFGMFLTYLAAPLGLIWGLVLKERSIIIISAVTLLLIALSYSPTLRLYKLSPLRALTLPLIALFYSLMTVDSALRYWRGQGGGWKGRVYPN; encoded by the coding sequence ATGACATTTTTCTTATTATTAGTTACCTCTCTATCGTTGATAATTTGGTTATATTTAATCTTAGCTAGGGGACAATTTTGGCTATCTAACCAAAAAATTAATCCTGTCACTTCTCCTTTAACAAATTATCCAAAAGTCTCGGCAATTATCCCCGCACGAAACGAAGCCGACGTTTTACCCATCAGTTTAGCTTCCCTCTTTAACCAAGATTATCAAGGAGAATTTTCCATTATTTTAATTGACGATCAAAGCAGTGATGGTACGGGAAAAGTTGCTCAAAAAATTGCTGATCAATCTCATAAATCTGACCAGATAACTATTATTTATGGACAACCTTTAGAGATAGGATGGACGGGTAAATTATGGGCAATGAAACAGGGAATAACAGAGGCTACCGAGAAATTTGCACCCGATTATTTTCTCTTCACCGATGCCGATATTGCCCACGCACCAGATAATTTAACCCAATTAGTTACTAAAGCAGTACAAGAAAAACAAGCTTTAGTTTCCCTGATGGTGTTGCTACGCTGTGACAGTTTTTGGGAAAAATTTCTTATTCCTGCCTTTGTTTTTTTCTTCGAGAAACTCTATCCTTTTGCCCTAGTTAATAACCCTAACTCCCCGATAGCAGCCGCCGCCGGGGGTTGCATTTTAATTCGCCGAGATACACTAGAAAAAATTGGCGGTATTGAGATTCTTAAACAAGCTTTGATTGATGATTGTTCCTTGGCAATTGCCGTTAAAAAATATCTACAAAATCACCCCGAAAATACCGATAAATCTATCTGGCTAGGATTAACAGAAACCACCTATAGTCTCCGTCCCTATCCCGATTTAGCCAGCATTTGGAATATGGTAGCACGCACCGCCTTTACACAACTAAATTACTCAATACTTTGGTTAATAGGGACAATTTTCGGGATGTTTTTAACCTATTTAGCTGCCCCCTTGGGCTTAATCTGGGGATTGGTCTTAAAAGAAAGATCAATTATTATAATTAGCGCCGTCACCTTATTACTAATCGCCCTCTCCTATAGCCCGACTTTAAGACTATATAAATTATCCCCTCTGCGGGCTTTAACTTTACCCCTAATTGCCCTCTTTTATAGTTTAATGACTGTGGATTCTGCCCTCCGTTATTGGCGCGGTCAAGGGGGAGGTTGGAAAGGGCGAGTTTATCCTAATTAG
- a CDS encoding CoB--CoM heterodisulfide reductase iron-sulfur subunit B family protein, with protein MSSNFLESMTVNNLQYAYFPGCVAQGACRELYLSTAALTEALGINLVELKKAACCGSGTYKEDSQLLEDAVNARNIALAEALNLPLLTHCSTCQGVIGHVDERLKEAKHNNPNYVEEVNNYLQKEHCSPYQGTTTVKHLLWAIVGDYGLDNLAAKVVRPLSGLNCAGFYGCYLLRAQDTLPYDNPFQPESLENVFRAVGANPIYYQGRTQCCGWPLSSYATTQSFQMAGKHILEAMAAGADCLVTPCPLCHLNLDSRQPEVAKVIGRSLGLPVLHFSQLVALALGVSPDRLGLDRHIVSTKSLLKKLGF; from the coding sequence ATGAGTAGTAATTTCCTAGAATCCATGACAGTCAACAATCTCCAGTATGCTTATTTTCCCGGTTGTGTCGCTCAAGGTGCCTGTCGGGAACTATATTTATCCACGGCAGCCCTGACGGAAGCTTTGGGGATTAATTTAGTCGAACTCAAAAAAGCTGCCTGTTGTGGTTCGGGAACCTATAAGGAAGATTCGCAACTCTTGGAAGATGCCGTCAATGCGCGCAATATTGCCCTAGCGGAAGCCCTCAATTTACCCCTATTGACTCACTGTAGCACCTGTCAAGGAGTGATCGGTCATGTGGATGAGCGCTTGAAGGAAGCAAAGCATAATAATCCCAATTATGTTGAGGAAGTTAATAATTATTTACAGAAAGAACATTGTTCCCCCTACCAAGGTACGACGACGGTTAAGCACCTACTCTGGGCAATTGTCGGCGATTATGGCTTAGATAATCTGGCGGCCAAGGTAGTCCGTCCCTTATCAGGCTTAAATTGTGCCGGTTTTTATGGTTGTTATCTCTTGCGGGCCCAGGATACTCTCCCCTACGATAATCCTTTTCAGCCGGAATCTCTAGAAAATGTCTTTCGGGCCGTGGGGGCGAATCCGATTTATTATCAAGGACGCACCCAATGCTGTGGTTGGCCCCTGTCCAGTTATGCCACCACCCAATCGTTCCAAATGGCAGGAAAACACATTTTAGAGGCCATGGCAGCGGGGGCCGATTGTTTAGTCACCCCTTGTCCTTTATGCCATCTTAATCTTGATTCCCGACAACCGGAAGTGGCAAAAGTGATCGGTCGAAGTTTAGGTTTACCTGTGTTACATTTTTCCCAATTAGTCGCTTTAGCGCTCGGAGTCAGTCCTGATCGTTTAGGATTAGATCGACACATAGTTTCGACCAAATCCCTCTTAAAGAAATTGGGGTTTTAG
- a CDS encoding Hsp20/alpha crystallin family protein: MALIRWEPFREVEGLQKEMNRLFDRLVPTHLGDGEKMGLSFIPAAEMTETPEAVQLKLEIPGMEAKDLNVEVTADSLTINGERKSEIKTEEEGFTRTEFRYGKFHRVIPLPVQVDNTNVTAEYKDGILNLTLPKAEEEKNKVVKVSISPAIAQ; encoded by the coding sequence ATGGCACTTATACGTTGGGAACCTTTCAGAGAAGTAGAAGGCCTACAAAAAGAAATGAATCGCTTGTTTGACCGTCTTGTGCCGACTCATTTGGGTGATGGTGAAAAAATGGGGTTATCCTTCATCCCAGCGGCGGAAATGACCGAAACGCCAGAGGCAGTTCAGCTTAAACTGGAAATACCTGGTATGGAAGCCAAAGACCTCAACGTGGAAGTAACAGCCGATAGTCTGACCATTAATGGTGAAAGAAAATCGGAAATTAAAACCGAAGAAGAAGGATTTACCCGCACTGAGTTCCGTTATGGTAAATTCCATCGAGTTATTCCTCTACCGGTTCAGGTTGATAATACTAACGTGACCGCTGAATACAAAGATGGTATTCTCAATCTCACCCTCCCGAAAGCGGAAGAAGAGAAAAATAAAGTGGTGAAAGTGTCCATCAGTCCTGCCATTGCTCAATGA
- a CDS encoding 1-acyl-sn-glycerol-3-phosphate acyltransferase has translation MSNLSFGAQPPLEFIPPDLNPLLLKGCQIFLPLWLQTKTNLREISAANLETLITFYQKSQEKKVRLLLAFRHPSINDPYCMAYLLWKLVPKKAQELGIKLPAPTHAHFMYDRGIPLWAGERVGWLYSKLGGTPIQRGKADLIGLRSARRLLLEGDYPLAAAPEGATNGHNELVSAIEPGISQLAFWGVDDVRKAKQQQEVIILPIGIQYFYLTPVWQEIEQILTNLETDSGLQPIPNSSLEEKVLYERLFRLGERLLSLMEDFYRDFYYQSLPVVPANGDDPNETLAKRLANLLDVALQTAEKYFNISPNGNVIDRCRRLEQAGWERIYREELKPTHSISPLELGLADRLADEANLKMWHMRIVESFVSVTGYYVKEKPTVERFAETILLLWDLVTRIKGGNPFFRPQIGQQKAIITIGKPISVSDRYGDYKSDRRSAVAQLTQDLQTSLESLIIHQ, from the coding sequence ATGTCTAATCTATCTTTTGGCGCACAACCTCCTCTAGAATTTATACCCCCTGACCTTAATCCCTTGCTTTTAAAGGGATGTCAAATCTTTTTACCTCTCTGGTTACAAACTAAAACCAATTTAAGAGAAATTTCCGCCGCCAATCTAGAAACTTTAATCACATTTTATCAAAAAAGTCAAGAGAAAAAAGTCCGTTTACTGCTGGCTTTTCGTCATCCTAGTATTAACGATCCCTACTGTATGGCCTATCTTTTGTGGAAATTAGTACCCAAAAAAGCCCAAGAGTTAGGAATAAAATTACCGGCACCGACTCACGCTCATTTTATGTACGATCGAGGGATTCCTTTATGGGCTGGAGAAAGGGTAGGATGGTTATATTCTAAGTTGGGTGGCACACCAATTCAACGGGGAAAAGCCGATTTAATCGGATTGCGTTCGGCTCGTCGTTTATTATTAGAAGGAGATTATCCTCTAGCTGCCGCTCCAGAAGGGGCAACTAACGGACATAATGAGCTTGTCAGTGCTATTGAACCGGGTATTTCTCAATTAGCTTTTTGGGGTGTGGATGATGTCAGAAAAGCTAAACAACAGCAGGAAGTAATTATTTTACCCATTGGTATTCAGTATTTTTATCTAACTCCAGTCTGGCAAGAAATCGAGCAAATTTTAACTAATTTAGAAACCGATAGCGGTTTACAACCAATCCCGAATTCATCCCTAGAAGAAAAGGTTTTATACGAGCGTCTTTTTCGGTTAGGAGAAAGATTATTATCCTTAATGGAGGATTTTTATCGAGATTTCTACTATCAATCTTTGCCTGTAGTACCTGCCAATGGCGATGATCCAAACGAAACCCTAGCCAAACGTTTAGCCAATTTATTAGATGTGGCCCTACAAACCGCAGAAAAGTATTTTAATATTTCTCCTAATGGTAATGTGATCGATCGCTGTCGTCGTTTGGAACAAGCAGGATGGGAACGCATTTATCGGGAAGAATTAAAACCCACTCATTCTATTTCTCCCCTTGAATTAGGATTAGCTGATCGCCTGGCCGATGAAGCTAATTTAAAAATGTGGCACATGAGAATTGTGGAAAGTTTTGTGTCAGTAACTGGTTATTATGTCAAGGAAAAACCCACTGTAGAAAGATTTGCCGAGACAATTTTATTACTCTGGGATTTAGTGACAAGAATTAAAGGAGGTAATCCCTTTTTCCGTCCCCAAATTGGTCAACAAAAAGCGATAATAACTATCGGTAAACCTATTTCCGTATCCGATCGCTATGGCGATTATAAAAGTGATCGACGCTCGGCCGTAGCACAATTAACCCAAGATTTACAAACCAGTTTAGAAAGTTTAATTATTCATCAGTAG